Proteins from one Sander lucioperca isolate FBNREF2018 chromosome 16, SLUC_FBN_1.2, whole genome shotgun sequence genomic window:
- the tmem238a gene encoding transmembrane protein 238a isoform X1, with the protein MMGLCDGLSHCKLALAFAVLMDLLGGTALLLGVFAPMEIKGQDFGDLLVYSGALFMLMSLAGWVLWYSGNIEGLTSKSELGHIGSAVDRLARNLSRKIRTYRANTYSGSLNAFQFKSLLMPVFVGIHTRYRH; encoded by the exons ATGATGGGCCTGTGTGACGGCCTCTCCCACTGTAAACTGGCCCTGGCCTTTGCTGTGTTGATGGACTTACTGGGAGGAACTGCTCTGCTGCTGGGAGTCTTCGCCCCCATGGAGATCAAAGGACAAGACTTTGGAGACTTACTGGTCTATAGTG GAGCTCTGTTCATGCTGATGTCTCTGGCCGGATGGGTGCTGTGGTACAGCGGAAACATCGAGGGTCTGACGTCCAAGAGTGAACTCGGACACATCGGCAGCGCCGTCGACCGGCTGGCTCGAAACCTGAGCCGCAAGATCCGCACGTACAGGGCCAACACTTATT CAGGAAGTCTGAATGCATTTCAGTTTAAAAGTCTTCTGATGCCTGTGTTTGTCGGTATTCACACGAGATACCGACACTGA
- the tmem238a gene encoding transmembrane protein 238a isoform X2 — MMGLCDGLSHCKLALAFAVLMDLLGGTALLLGVFAPMEIKGQDFGDLLVYSGALFMLMSLAGWVLWYSGNIEGLTSKSELGHIGSAVDRLARNLSRKIRTYRANTYS, encoded by the exons ATGATGGGCCTGTGTGACGGCCTCTCCCACTGTAAACTGGCCCTGGCCTTTGCTGTGTTGATGGACTTACTGGGAGGAACTGCTCTGCTGCTGGGAGTCTTCGCCCCCATGGAGATCAAAGGACAAGACTTTGGAGACTTACTGGTCTATAGTG GAGCTCTGTTCATGCTGATGTCTCTGGCCGGATGGGTGCTGTGGTACAGCGGAAACATCGAGGGTCTGACGTCCAAGAGTGAACTCGGACACATCGGCAGCGCCGTCGACCGGCTGGCTCGAAACCTGAGCCGCAAGATCCGCACGTACAGGGCCAACACTTATTCGTGA